The following proteins come from a genomic window of Hydractinia symbiolongicarpus strain clone_291-10 chromosome 2, HSymV2.1, whole genome shotgun sequence:
- the LOC130629740 gene encoding dual specificity testis-specific protein kinase 1-like, producing MELKKAKEAVERYKQIVASQKKTIHILREKNASMMLQCADFTKLKMFEQLGHSRSSLMVDASLFSSFFHNGDPLLQEQTPTILTSEVISGLASNVIFSGHFAEVTRAVFDEGDSVILKSYLALGKEETSLRNLAYVSHEARLLQFVGNHPNIVQVFGIVHAKGKFHSVLSYEGDSSIKILLKRKVIFPTEDIIKQIIIGLAKALSFLFDKGVLHNNIIPENVMVKGSDFTPVIIGFSFACRASCAKSNVKDVLKKLTDHHHVAPELYRGSGVSYMTDIYAFGFTIATIMELKPLNFKDALLEARIERFVFKCMDNHCVSHVNGFSGEFIARSASCERFRFQ from the exons ATGGAATTGAAGAAAGCAAAAGAAGCTGTTGAAAGATACAAGCAGATCGTAGCGAGTCAAAAGAAGACTATACACATTCTGAGAGAGAAAAATGCTTCGATGATGCTGCAATGTGCGGATTTCACAAAGCTAAAGATGTTTGAACAGCTTGGACATTCTCGATCGTCACTAATGGTTGATGCATCGTTGTTTTCATCGTTCTTCCATAATGGCGATCCGTTGTTACAAGAACAAACGCCCACAATTTTGACAAGTGAGGTAATCTCCGGCCTGGCTTCCAATGTCATATTTTCTGGTCATTTCGCAGAAGTGACCCGTGCTGTGTTTGACGAAGGAGATtctgtaattttaaaaagttacttAGCACTTGGTAAAGAGGAAACATCTCTGCGCAACCTAGCTTATGTTAGCCACGAAGCACGACTGCTACAGTTTGTTGGGAATCATCCCAATATTGTACAGGTCTTTGGTATTGTACACGCCAAAGGAAAATTTCATTCTGTGCTTAGCTATGAAGGGGATAGCagcataaaaattttgctgaagcGGAAGGTAATATTTCCCACAGAAGacataataaaacaaattattattGGGCTAGCTAAAGCActctcttttttatttgataaagGAGTGTTACACAACAACATAATTCCTGAAAATGTCATGGTAAAAGGTAGTGACTTCACTCCGGTCATTATCGGGTTTTCATTCGCATGTCGAGCGTCTTGTGCGAAATCTAACGTtaaagacgttttaaaaaaattaaccgaCCATCATCACGTGGCACCAGAATTGTATAGGGGAAGCGGCGTGTCATACATGACCGATATTTACGCGTTTGGATTTACTATTGCGACAATTATGGAATTAAAACCTCTGAATTTCAAAGATGCGCTACTTGAAGCTCGCATTGaacgtttcgtttttaaatgcaTGGATAATCATTGTG TAAGTCACGTGAATGGATTTTCAGGGGAGTTCATTGCACGGTCAGCATCTTGCGAAAGGTTTCGATTTCAATAG